ACAGGCCCAGCAGTCCCGCCTCGATCAACATCATCCGGAGTACCTCGTCTTTTTTGACGCCGACCGCGCGCATGACTCCGATTTCCTCGCGGCGCTCGACAGTGCTCATCAACATCACGTTCAGGATGCTCACGCCCGCGATCACCAGCGAGATCGAGCCGATTCCGAGCAGGAAGCTCTGCAGCAGGGAGAAGAACTCGTCGATCTCGTCGGTGATCTCCGATAGCTCGAAGACATCGATTCGCTCCTCGCGGGCGTTGAGTTCAGCCCTCACGGCGTCGGCCGCCGCAGCCGTCGCTCCGGTCTCCTCGCCGCGCAGGATCACCTGCTCGTAACCGCTGCCCCCAATCGCGTTTTCGGGCAACAGGACGGCGTCGTCCGCCGAGAGTGGACCGAAAGACTCGACCGGTTCGAGTACCGCGATCACCCGGTAGGTCGTGTCGTCGATGGTAACGACGTTGCCCTCGCCCGCGTCCAGCTGCTCGGCGACGCTACTGCCGAGGATCGCCCCCTGTGTGTGCCGGTCCGGCAACCGCCCTTCGTCGGCCTCGTAGATCGCGGCGGGGTCGTCGATCCCGTACAGCGTCGACGCTGTCGATTCCGTCCCCCGGGTGACCAGCCCCGTCTCCGTTCTGATCGGGGCGACGGTCACGTCGTCGGTGACGCGTTCGATCGACTGGACCTGTCGCTCGGTGAGTTCGTCGAACCCCTCGTCGGCGTTCGGTGTGATGACGACCTCGTTACCGATATCGCCCAGCGCGTCCGCAGCGCCGAGCGAGAGCACGTTTCCGAAGATGCCCAGCGCGGCGATGGCGACGACTGCGATGAGGATCCCGAGCCCCGCGAGAATCGATCGGAACCGGTTGCGCGAGAGATTCCGACGTGCGACGAAGACGGCCGGGAACTTCACCACAGCAGGTCACCTCGCTGTAGCCGCCAGCACGTCCCAGTCATCGGATTCGCCCGTCGAACAACTCGACGGTTCGATCGGTGTACTCGGTCACCAGTTCGTCGTGGGTCACGGCGATCACGCTGACGCCCTGTTCGGTGATCCCGGACAGCTCGTCCAGCACCTGCTCGCTCGTGTCCCGGTCGAGGTTGCCGGTCGGCTCGTCGGCCAGCAGAATCCGCGGTTCGTTGATCAGCGCTCGTGCGATTGCAACGCGCTGTTGCTGGCCCCCGCTGAGCTCCGTCGGGGTGTGATCGAGCCGCCCGCCCAGACCGACCCGTTCGAGCAGGTCGACCGCGCGCTCGCGCCGCGGGGGGCCGTCCCCGAAAATAGTCGGTAGCGTGACGTTCTCGACAGCGGTCAGCGTCGGTAACAGGTAAAAGTCCTGGAAGACGAAGCCGAGCAGCTCCTTTCGCATCGTCGTCCGACGGTCATCCGAGAGATCGCCGGTGAGCCTGCCGTCGATTCGGACCGTCCCGGACGTCGGCTCGTCGAGCAACCCGAGCACGTTGAGCATGGTCGATTTCCCGCTCCCGCTTGGTCCCATGATGGTGACGAACTCGCCGCGCTCGACGCGGAGATCGACGTCGTCAAGCGCCACAACAGTTTCCGCGCCGCTCTCGTAGACCTTCCGGACGGTATCGAGTTCCAGCGCCGGATCGGACGCCGGCGGATCGGACGCCGTGGTCGCCCTCTCAGTCGCGTCCATTGCGCTTCCTCCAGACCAGCCCACCGCCGCCCAGTGCCAGCAGGCTGATGCCCCCAGCGAGTGCGAAGGGCCAGACCGTCCTGCCGTCATCGCCACCCGACTGCTCGCGCGGCGTGTAGTCGAGCTCGACGGTGTGTTCTTGCTCGACACCGTCGTCCAGATACGTCACCGTGATCGGCACCTCGGTCACGTCCTCGTCGACGGTCGCGGTCAGATCGAACCCGACGAAGTCACTTTCCGGCACGGCCCCGACAAAATAGTTTCGCTGTGGGTAGGTCGGCTCGACGCCGTCCGCAGGCTCGACGGCGACGACAGCGCCGTTCGCGTCGGCCGTGCCGACGTTTGCGACGTTCCCCGAAATCGCTACATCCTCGCCATCGGCGACGATATCGAGGTCAGTGAAATCAAGCGTCGCTGTGGGGGTGCGCTCGGGCGTGTACTCGTAGGCAGTCGCGCTCGCGAGTCGGTCGGTTCCGAGCGTGTACCGCGCCGTCACGTCGATCGTTCCCGCCTGCTCGACCCGGTCGAGATCGAGGAAGACGGTCTCCTGTTCGCCGGGGGCGAGATCGGACGCCGGGATTCGCGGAAGGGACGTCTCGTTGGCCGCGGGTTCGACGACGACTGACCGAGCAGTCGCCGTGCCGAAGTTCGTCACCTCGATCCGGAGCAGCCGATCGCTACTTCGATTGGCTGCTTGGTCCTCGTCGTCCGCCGCTGCGTCGCCATCCTCGATCCCTGCATCGCCGAACGCGCCACCGAGGTCGCCGACGTTCAGATCGACACCTGCTGCGGCGTCCTCGTCGTCCTCGGTTTCGATGTCACTCGCATCGACTGCCTGCGCGTCGACCTGTACGTCGTCCTCGATGCCGCCCGCGTCGACCCCACCGACCACGACGGTGACCGGGTACGTGATCGTTACCGACTCCTCGATCTCGTCGCCGTCCTCGTCGGTCGTCGTGTAGGTCCCGTTTACGGTCGCCGTCAGCTCGTGGACGCCAGCCTCGTCGAACGCGGTATCGAGGGGTATCGTGACCGTATCGCCGGGCGACAGTGCACTGACGTTCTCGGCGGTCGCGTACGTTCGCTCGTCGTCGTGGAGGCGGGCCTCGTCGACAGTGACGGGCTCACCGCTCCCGGCGGAGTTCGAGACGGTCAGATCGACCGTGGTCGTCTCGTCCGGCGCGGGGGTCTCGGGAGATACCTCGACGTCGTCGACGATCAGGCGTGCATCGGGGACTGCAGCCGCAAGGCCCAGACTCCCGACGATCAGCACGAGAAGGGTAAAAACTGCAAGCGCTGTTCGGGGACGCGTCATAATTTCTGCTCAGGAGCCGACAAGTAAATGGGTGTCGGAGGGGAACGGTTTCGCAGGTCAACCGGCCAAACGCCGGGCTTATCACTCCCCACGGGAGTAGTCGTGTGTACCAATGGAGTTTTGCGACGAGTGCGGCTCGATGATGAAAGCCAACGACGAACTGTGGGTCTGTGGGAGCTGTGGCAACAAACAGCCGAAAAACCCCGACGCGAACTACGTGCTCACCGACGATCAGGAGGTCAGCGAAGTGATCGAAACCGGCGACGGCGACAGCGGCCTGCCGACCACGTCGGCGCAGTGTCCCGAATGTGACAACGATCGTGCCCACTGGTACATGCAACAGATCCGCGCGGCCGACGAGTCCGAAACTCGCTTTTTCATCTGTACCGACTGCGAGCACAAGTGGCGCGAAGACGACCACTAGCTGGAGTCGGTTCTCTCACGCGGTTCGGAAGCCGTAGTTGATCGTCCCCCGCTAGCTTCACATCTATCCCCGAAAGCCCCCTCCCGCTCGACGGCGCTGCCTCGCTGCGATCCTCGGACTCCGTCCTGCGAGTCTTGCGTCGGCGGAGCCGCCGAGCGGTCGGCCCCTTTCGATGCCCCGGCCGGGACGGGGCAAAAGTCGCTCTCGCCCGCGCCAATCCTGAAGTAGCCCGCGAGCGTACTACGCCCGATGGCAGAGCCGCCGCCGCCCGCCGTCCCGGAGGAGCGTCTTGATGCCGAGGGCTGGGAGCGCATCGAGGACACCACCGAAATGCGGTTTCGGCTGCCGACGCTTACCGTAACTGGCCGGACCCTGGTGTACGAGGACGCCGACCTGCGCGAGCGGTTGCGCCCGGCAGTCGGCGACACGACGCTCCGGTTTTTCTTCGCGACGCGGCTCTCCTTTTCGCCGCCCCTGGGTCCGGGGATGGGACCGATGATCCGGTCGACCGTCGTCAGGGAGGCAAAGCAGGCCTTCGCGGAGGATCTCGAAGCCAGAGGGATCGGGGATGTCGAGCAGACGACCCGCCAGCGCATGCGCGTCGAGACCGGCGACCGGGCGACGCTGCTGGGCTATCGCGGACGGTTCGACGCCGAGGGCGAGTCGATGAGGATCGAGGGGTGGCTCGCCGTCTGGCTTGGGGAGGGGTTTCGGATCTCGGGCGGTGCACACCCCAGATCGGTCGAGGACGTCGACGCGACTCCCGGCGAGTGGCGCGAGGAGGTGCTCGATCTGATTCGGGATGTAGGATGATCGTGGTGTCGGTCCAGAACGAACCCAGTGTCCCGGCGAAAGTACTTAAATAATGTATGCGCTATGTATACATATGAGCACCTCGATCCGTGTTTCCGACGAGACAAAAGAGAAACTCACCCGCCTGAAACGTGAAAACGAGAGCTTCGACGAACTACTGGCCAGACTGGCAGGTGAAGAAGAACCGGTCGATATAGGATCGTGGGATGCTGAAACTGCAGATCACGCGCGGCGTGCAATCGATCGCTCCCGGGAGAGTTTCCGTCGATGACGTTTCTCGATTCGTCAGTCATCATCGACATGCTTGAAGGGCGCGAGGAAACGGTCGAGTTCGTCGAAGAGCAGCCGGGACCGTATCTCACGTCTACACTCTGTGTCTACGAAGTCCTTGATGGATCGCTGGGAAGCGGACGAACCGATGTTGACGCGGAGCGACAGCGATTCGACGGTATTCGGTCGATCGACGTGAGTGAGACAGTCGCTATCGAAGCGGCGAAACTACAGGACGAGTTGCTCGATGACGGGCAGCGAATGGGGGTGCGAGACCTACTTATCGCCGCTACTGCACGATCCACTAGCGACCATCTGATCGTTGCAGACGCCGATTTTCAGGTGGAGGCTCTGGAATCCAAACTGGATGTGACGAATCTGCGAAAACGAGACTAGACGTTCCGCGCGAACGTCAGATAGCCAGTGTGGCCGACGCCCGCAGTCGATGGGCGGGAACCACGGTCGTCGAAGTCCATCTCGCGCTGGATCGTCTCCTGTGTGACGACATCCGAGAGACCGACCTCCCGTGCGGCGCGACAGGCCTCACGGGTGTTCTCGACGAACGGCGAGTAGACGGCGAGGTAGCCACCCTGTGCGAGCAGGTCGGGAGCCTCCTCGACGACCGTGGCGGCATCCTCCGTATCGAGCGTGATGACGTCGAAGCGCTCCTCGCAGTCCGCGACGTAGTCGGTCACGTCGCCAGCCCGGACGTCGACTGACTCGCTCACGTCGGCCAGTTCCATATTCCCGCGGGCAACCTCCGCGAACTCGGGGTCGCGCTCGAACGTCAGCACGTCCGCGCCCGCACGAGCGAGATACGAGGCGAGGACACCAGTTCCGGTTCCGGCATCGAGGACGCGGTCGCCTCGACCCACACCGACGTGGCCGATGATCAGCCCGATATCGCGGGGCATCATCGGCGCGCCGGTGCGCTCCATGTGGTTGAACAGGTCGGGACCGCGCAGTCGCCGGACCTGAAACTCCTCGTCGAGATGCGTCGTCAGGGTGTCTCCCGGCTCGACGTCCTCGGGGACTTCCAGTACGCCGAGGTCGGTGCCCTGTTCCTCGCCCGGTTCCACGAGGAACTGTCTGCTGCCGCGAACGACGAGAACTGTCACTCTAGCTGGTCGACTGCGGCGGCGAGATCGCCGTCGTTGGCTTCGAGGGCCTCTCGGGCGTCATCCTCGCTTGCGCCGGTTCGCATCGCGACAATTTCGACGTCCTCGTCGGGGACGCCACCTGCATCACCGCCGCTCTCGACCGCGGGGGCCGAGCCGCCAGCACTGCCGGGTGCCTGTTCGTCGGGCGAGCCGACGATCTGGTAGGTTTCCTGCCCGCGCGCGTCGATCTTGTTCACCTCGGCGTCGGTGAAGACGAGATCGGCATCCGGCGTCTGAATAATCACTTTTTCGGCGTCGAGATCCTCCATGTTGACGCCCATCTGTTCCATCATCTGCTTCATTTTGCGGGGGTCCATGCCACCGCCACCTCCTCCGAACATACTCCGAGGGTGGCCCTACGCGGGGAAATAATTGACGGGATCGGACGTGAGGGCGATACAACAGAGCGAGCTGTCAGGCCCCACTCGCGCGGTACTCGCCGAACTTGACGCCGATCGCGAGCGTGATCGCGCCGAAGACGAGCATCGAGGGCAGTACCATCGTCAGGATCGTGCTCTCGGTCATTCCCATCGGTGCGCTCATTAGCGCGCCGACGCCAAGCAGGTTGACCGCGAGGAATGCCACAAGGGTCTTGGTCAGGTCGAACTCCATACACGAGGGTCAGGACCGGGGGCTCCTAAACGTACCGAGAGCCAGTCAGGTCGGCCGGACGAGCCCGGCCAGCGTCACCAGCGAGCCGATCAGCCAGCCCAGCGGGACGGCGATGCCGAACCACATTCCGAGATACGCCGCACCGGCGAGGGTGTACTGTTCGGAGAGCCACTCGCTGAGTCCGCCCACCGTCAAAACGGTGTCGAGCAGCCAGATCGCCAGCGAGTCGCTCCCGGAGAGGATTATCTCGCCCAGCGTCGGCGAGACCAGCGCGGCGACCACGGGCGGGAGGAAAAGCGCGGTCATCGCGGACGGATACGCGAAGACGACCGAGACGAGGCGGCCGCCGACCTGCGAGAAGACGACTGCGAGCCCGGCAGCTATCGTGGCGACGATGGCGGCCGCAAGCACCGCCAGAAAGCCGTCGAAACTGAACACCTGATGGGCGGCAACCGTCAGGACGCCCCAGACCAGCGCCGCGAGGACGACGACTCCGGCGACGCCGAGACCCGCCGCGACCCGGTCGACGCGGGTCGCGTAAAACCGGAACATGAGGCCAAAGAGCGCAAGCGGGTACAGGACGGCGACGACCGGGATGCCGACTGCCGACCAGAGCCGGTAGGCGATCCAGCCGCTCGTGGTGTTCGGCGTCCACTTCCCCATGACGGAGTGACCACTCCCCCGCTGGCGGGGGAAAACGAGTTCCATCCAGCTTTCGTGGAGGCGTCGAAGATCGACCCTGATTCCGTCGACGACCCCGCCGCTCCCGGACGACCGCGTACTCATACAGTATACAGTGTAAGCGATCCGTTTTCAACGTTCCGGCGGCCCAACGAATCAGTTTTCGGGTGAGTCCAGAGAATCAGTTCCAGGGGCCGAAATCAGGATCGACCTTCCTGTCGACCGCTTCGATGGCGTCGATCCGGTCGATCTCCTCGTCGCTCAGCTCCAGCGCGAGCGCGTTCCAGTTGTCCTCGATGTGCTCTCGGCTCGTCGCTTTCGGGATCGGCGTGACGCCGTTTTCGAGCAGCCACGCGAGGCTGACCTGTGCCGCGCTGGCGTCGTGAGCGTCAGCGATGTCGGTCAGCACGTCCGAATCAAAGACGGCACCGCGAGCCAGCGGCGAGTATGCGACGACTTCGATGTCCAGTTCGTCAGCCATCGACCGGACGTCCTCCTGAGGGAGGAACGGGTGACACTCTACCTGGTTGGCGAGAATCGGCACGTCACAGTGTTCGACAGCTGTCTCCATCCCCTCGGGCTCGAAGTTGCTGATCCCGACGTTCTCGATCAGTCCCCGGTCGTACAGCTCCTCGAACGCGCGGAACGTCTCCTCGGGGTCGTAACTCTTTGCGGGCCAGTGAATGTACAGCAGGTCGAGATAGTCGACGCCGAGTGTGTCCAGACGCTCTTCGGCCGATGCGATTGCGTCCTCGTACCCCAGATCGTCGGTCCAGAGCTTCGTGGCGAGAAAGACGTCCTCACGGTCGACATCGGCCTGCCGGATGCCATCGCCGACAGCCGCCTCGTTCCCATAGAGATCGGCGGTATCGATGTGGCGATACCCAGTCTCCAGCGCGGTCCGGACGCTTTCGGCACACTGGTCCGGATCCTCGTTTTTCCACGTCCCGAGCCCGAGCATCGGCATCCCGTTCACGCGCGGACAGTCGTCGCTGGTCGGTTTCGTCATACCACATCGTTGGTGAACACGACAAAAATGCGTTTGGAAATCCGATCGGGATATTCCGATCGAGTCGGAGGATTTGCCCATATACTGCGGGTCTCCGTATGCGCTCCGGAACCGCTCTTGCAGCCGGAGGCCGAGCGTCGATGCCGAAGTGCTATGGTTCAGGCGTACCACTCGGCGATAATGGCAGACACCACGGACACCGGGACGGAGCTCGTCCGCCGGTCGCTCTCGGACGAGACCGAGGCGATCTTTGACGAGCGCGTCGAGGAGCAGGCCGAGACGGTCGCGGAGCTGCTGTCGGACGGTGAACTGGACAACCCGAGCTTTGCGCTCGGTATCGAGATCGAGACCTACGCGGTCGACGATAGCGGTCTCGCCCGGCTCCCCGATCCGGTGTTCGAAGCGCCCTGTGATCGGGAGCTTGGACTCCACAACGCCGAGCTTCACACGGAACCGACACGCTTCGACGAGGACGGGATCGCCGCGCAAGTCGCACAGCTCAGGGAAAATCTCGACGCCTCTCGTGCCGCGGCAGACGATGCAGACACCGAGATCGTCCTCGACGCGATGTGGGCGGTCCCGCCGTCGGAGGGGACGCAGTCGTACCTCGGCGATGTCGAGGACGACGAGGGGGTGACGATCGCCCAGAATATGACCGCGTCGCCGCGCTACTGGGCGCTCGATAACGAGATTCTGGCACAGGGCAACGGGAGCGTCTCCCTGTCGGTCCCCGGTGCGGAGGTCACCTTCCCGTCGATCCTCTGTGAGTCGTTGACCAGTTCGATCCAGCCACATCTCCAGATTCCCGACGCCGACGCGCTCCCTGCCTACTACAACGCCGCGATCCGGACGCTCGGCCCCGTACTGGCGCTTTCGACGAACTCGCCGCTACTGCCTGTCGATCTCTATGATGTCGACGATCCCGAGCGCCTGCTTGAAGAAACGCATCACGAACTTCGGATCGCGGCGTTCGAGCAGTCGATTAACGCCGTCTGGAACAAGGTGCGCGTCCCCGAAGACATCGAAACGACCCACGATACAATTTCGTACCTGCTCGACGATCCGACCTGTGCGCCGTTCCTTCGCGAGTGGGTCGCAGACGGTGAGCGGAAGACGATCGACGAGCGCCTCTGGGAGTTCGATCACAAACGCGGGACCTACTGGCGCTGGGTCCGCTCTGTTGTCGGCGGCCAGCCTGTCGGTGAGGGTGATAGCCGGTCAGTGCGGATCGAGTATCGGCCACTGCCTGCCCAGCCGACGATCCGCGGCAACGTCGGCCTGCAGGTGCTTGTCGCCGGACTGCTCCGGGGCATCGTCGCCACCGATCACCCGCTAATAGAGCTCGATCACGAGGCCGCCGAACGGAGCTTCTACGCCGCGGCCGAGGACGGACTGGAGGGCGATCTGGCGTGGATCACTGCCGATGGCGAGTACACCGAGGCGAACGACGATATCTACGAGGAACTGTTCGACCTCGTCCGGACGGGGCTCGACGTGCAGGGCGTCTCGTCAGATATGATCACCCATTACATCGAACCGTTCGAAGACCGGTGGGCGCACGGAGTCACGCCGAGCACGTGGAAACTAGATCGGGTCCGTTCGGAACTGGACGCGGGCTTCGAGGACGCAGTTCGGGCGATGCAGCGAGCCTACCGGGAGCAGAGTCGATCCGAAACACCGGTTGCGGACTGGGAGTAGCCGTATTCTGCGGGATACGTGCGTTTTGTTGCCGGAAAGGATTTATTTACTGACCGGCTTGTGTCCCTCATGGAACTGGGACGACGCGCCGTACTGGCGGGAGCTGCGGTCGGGATGGCATCGCTTGCGGGTTGTATGGATCTAATCACCGGGGATACGGTCGAGTTTACGGCCTCGGAGGCGTCGGTCAGCGAGGACGGACTCGACGAAACCGACTTCGAACATATCGACACGGAGGAGTTGACGATCGATGAGGAGGTCGAGGCGGGCGGGATCGAACGACGGCTGATCGTCACCAACTGGATCAACACCTACGAGAAGGATCTGACCGTTCAGAGCGAGACGGAACAGGCTGCAACGTTTGCGGTCGTGTCGACGCCGAACGCCGAAATACTGGGCCAGTCGCTCAACCCGATCGCACAGCTCTCTCACGACGAGCTCCTCGAGGAGTTCCAGAACGAGCTGGGCGATGACTACGACGGACTGGGCGACGCAGACAAGATCGACGAGCGCGAGGAGGTCGTGCTCGGTGACGAAGTGACCGTCAGCACGTTCGAGACGACCGCCGAGTTCGAGGGCGAGGAGGTCGATATCTACATCCATGTGGCGACCGTCACCAGCGGCGACGATCTGATCATCGCAGTCGGCGCACACCCCGCCGCGCTGGGTCAGGAGCGCACGAACAGTTACACCCTGATGCAGGAGATCGAACACGAAGGGTAGGAAAGTTCAACAGTGTTCGCTCCCGAACGACGGTATGGAAAAGACGCCCTCGGGAACGTCGGTCGGCGTCGACGACCCCTACGACCACGTCGACGTCTGCGATCACGTCACTGACGACGGGCGCTGCCGGTACGCCTTCGAGTATGCCGAGCAAGACCCTGAGTTCGCGCGCGAACGACGGGCCGACGAGTTCGCGTGTCCGGTCGCTGCGGGCGACAACTGGGACTGGACTGACTGTCCACACTTTCGCTCTCGAAACCACGACCGCGAGTGTCAACGCTGTGGGCTCGAAGAGCGCCGGGTCGCCCACGAGGATGAGCGGCCGCTCCTGGAAGAACATCATCTCTCCTATGCGGGTGACGGCGAGGAGCTACGTCACGAAATCACCGTCTATCTCTGTCGGTGGTGTCACGCGAAAGTCCACGACTCGTGGGCGCGGATCACCGACGACGTGTCGCCGGACGCGGAAGCACTCGCCGCGGCGGAAGGTCGGCGGAGCCGCGAGCAAAATGAACTCTCCTTCGAGTCGGCCGCGAACCGCTACGACGACTCCTGAGTCTCCAGCGCTTCCGGCGGCCGAACGCTGATGTGTCCGTGCCGGTAGACGTGGATCTCGTACCCCTCAAACGTGAACGTCACTTCGCCGACCGCGAGCGTCCCGTCCGATCGCGGGCTAAACAGCGTATCCAGCAGTTCCGGATCCAGCGAATCGTACAGCGGCGTCAACTCCATCGGGTCGGTCCCCTCGAGATCGGACACGACCATGACGACGATCATGCTCATCGGCATCGCCGTGCGCCAGTCGTACTCGATGTGGTACGTGCCGGTCTCGGCGTCAAAACGCGTTCCCGACGCTTCGTCGTCGACCAGTGAGACCAGGGTGTCAGACTCGATCCAGGCGTCCTCGGCGTCCGGATCGAACAGCGTCCCGGCGTCCGATTCGTCGTCGCTTACCGCGACGTATTCTACGTCCCTGTCCATCCCCATGTCGTTCCTGCCCCCGGAATCCCCGTTCATAGCTGTCTGTACGTCTTCTACCCGAACTCCACTGTACTCAGATAAAGAGGCAGTGGTTTCAGTCGAAGTTTATTCCCACTCCTCGCGACAGGTCTCGTCACAGAACGGATACAGCTGAAACTCGCCGTCTGCGCCGTCGTCGGCGACGACCGGATGCCATTCCGATGTGTCGATACTGGCCCCACACTGCGCACACAGTTCGGTAGACTCGGAGTCCCCCTCGGTCGTCGCGGTGTGTTCGTTGTCGGTCACTGTCTCCTCGTCATCGACCGTTCCCCGTGGATCCCTCCAGCGACCGGACCGTTACGCTACCGTCCCCACTGGC
This sequence is a window from Natranaeroarchaeum aerophilus. Protein-coding genes within it:
- a CDS encoding DUF6517 family protein → MELGRRAVLAGAAVGMASLAGCMDLITGDTVEFTASEASVSEDGLDETDFEHIDTEELTIDEEVEAGGIERRLIVTNWINTYEKDLTVQSETEQAATFAVVSTPNAEILGQSLNPIAQLSHDELLEEFQNELGDDYDGLGDADKIDEREEVVLGDEVTVSTFETTAEFEGEEVDIYIHVATVTSGDDLIIAVGAHPAALGQERTNSYTLMQEIEHEG
- a CDS encoding ABC transporter ATP-binding protein, with protein sequence MDATERATTASDPPASDPALELDTVRKVYESGAETVVALDDVDLRVERGEFVTIMGPSGSGKSTMLNVLGLLDEPTSGTVRIDGRLTGDLSDDRRTTMRKELLGFVFQDFYLLPTLTAVENVTLPTIFGDGPPRRERAVDLLERVGLGGRLDHTPTELSGGQQQRVAIARALINEPRILLADEPTGNLDRDTSEQVLDELSGITEQGVSVIAVTHDELVTEYTDRTVELFDGRIR
- a CDS encoding transcription factor S, translating into MEFCDECGSMMKANDELWVCGSCGNKQPKNPDANYVLTDDQEVSEVIETGDGDSGLPTTSAQCPECDNDRAHWYMQQIRAADESETRFFICTDCEHKWREDDH
- a CDS encoding antitoxin VapB family protein, whose product is MSTSIRVSDETKEKLTRLKRENESFDELLARLAGEEEPVDIGSWDAETADHARRAIDRSRESFRR
- a CDS encoding PIN domain-containing protein, whose product is MTFLDSSVIIDMLEGREETVEFVEEQPGPYLTSTLCVYEVLDGSLGSGRTDVDAERQRFDGIRSIDVSETVAIEAAKLQDELLDDGQRMGVRDLLIAATARSTSDHLIVADADFQVEALESKLDVTNLRKRD
- a CDS encoding DUF7333 family protein, producing MEFDLTKTLVAFLAVNLLGVGALMSAPMGMTESTILTMVLPSMLVFGAITLAIGVKFGEYRASGA
- a CDS encoding methyltransferase domain-containing protein, coding for MTVLVVRGSRQFLVEPGEEQGTDLGVLEVPEDVEPGDTLTTHLDEEFQVRRLRGPDLFNHMERTGAPMMPRDIGLIIGHVGVGRGDRVLDAGTGTGVLASYLARAGADVLTFERDPEFAEVARGNMELADVSESVDVRAGDVTDYVADCEERFDVITLDTEDAATVVEEAPDLLAQGGYLAVYSPFVENTREACRAAREVGLSDVVTQETIQREMDFDDRGSRPSTAGVGHTGYLTFARNV
- a CDS encoding DUF7097 family protein, which gives rise to MEKTPSGTSVGVDDPYDHVDVCDHVTDDGRCRYAFEYAEQDPEFARERRADEFACPVAAGDNWDWTDCPHFRSRNHDRECQRCGLEERRVAHEDERPLLEEHHLSYAGDGEELRHEITVYLCRWCHAKVHDSWARITDDVSPDAEALAAAEGRRSREQNELSFESAANRYDDS
- a CDS encoding HalOD1 output domain-containing protein; its protein translation is MNGDSGGRNDMGMDRDVEYVAVSDDESDAGTLFDPDAEDAWIESDTLVSLVDDEASGTRFDAETGTYHIEYDWRTAMPMSMIVVMVVSDLEGTDPMELTPLYDSLDPELLDTLFSPRSDGTLAVGEVTFTFEGYEIHVYRHGHISVRPPEALETQESS
- a CDS encoding aldo/keto reductase, which gives rise to MTKPTSDDCPRVNGMPMLGLGTWKNEDPDQCAESVRTALETGYRHIDTADLYGNEAAVGDGIRQADVDREDVFLATKLWTDDLGYEDAIASAEERLDTLGVDYLDLLYIHWPAKSYDPEETFRAFEELYDRGLIENVGISNFEPEGMETAVEHCDVPILANQVECHPFLPQEDVRSMADELDIEVVAYSPLARGAVFDSDVLTDIADAHDASAAQVSLAWLLENGVTPIPKATSREHIEDNWNALALELSDEEIDRIDAIEAVDRKVDPDFGPWN
- a CDS encoding DUF7576 family protein, producing MTDNEHTATTEGDSESTELCAQCGASIDTSEWHPVVADDGADGEFQLYPFCDETCREEWE
- a CDS encoding nascent polypeptide-associated complex protein, with translation MFGGGGGGMDPRKMKQMMEQMGVNMEDLDAEKVIIQTPDADLVFTDAEVNKIDARGQETYQIVGSPDEQAPGSAGGSAPAVESGGDAGGVPDEDVEIVAMRTGASEDDAREALEANDGDLAAAVDQLE
- a CDS encoding ABC transporter permease, which translates into the protein MVKFPAVFVARRNLSRNRFRSILAGLGILIAVVAIAALGIFGNVLSLGAADALGDIGNEVVITPNADEGFDELTERQVQSIERVTDDVTVAPIRTETGLVTRGTESTASTLYGIDDPAAIYEADEGRLPDRHTQGAILGSSVAEQLDAGEGNVVTIDDTTYRVIAVLEPVESFGPLSADDAVLLPENAIGGSGYEQVILRGEETGATAAAADAVRAELNAREERIDVFELSEITDEIDEFFSLLQSFLLGIGSISLVIAGVSILNVMLMSTVERREEIGVMRAVGVKKDEVLRMMLIEAGLLGLFGAFGGVVVSVLLAAGLYLTTPVELWILLDPANFFYLALAFAFGIGVSLLSGLYPAWKAASERPVDALRD